The sequence GAGCAACGGACGCCGCAATCGGAAATGTCAATCGCCGCCCTCACCGAGTTCGTCTGTGCAGGCGGCTGGCCGGGCCACGTCGGCAAGGCTCTGGCCGGCGTCCTCCGCCTGAACCGCGGCTATCTGGACGACGTCCGCCGTACCGACGTATCGCGGGCCGGAGCCAAGACGCGCGACCCGGTGAAGGTGGGCCGTGTCCTGCGCTCGCTGGCGCGCAACGTGGCGACGCCCGCCTCCCTGTCGACACTGGCTGCCGACGCAGGCGACGACGACCAGGCTCTCAAGACCGATACTGTGGCCGAGTACTTGGACGCACTCGAACGACTCATGGTGGTGGAAAACCAGCCGGCCTGGTCACCGCACTTGCGGTCGCGCACGACGCTCCGACGAACGCCGGTCCGGCACTTCGTGGATCCATCACTCGCAGCCGCCGCCCTGAGTGCCGCCCCGGCGCGCCTGACGGCCGACCTCCAGTTCCTGGGACTGCTGTTCGAGTCTCTGGTCGTCCGCGACCTGCGTGTCTACGCCCAGAACACCGATGCACAGGTCTTCCACTACCGGGAAAAGGACGGACTGGAAGTGGACGCTGTGGTCGAGGCGGCGGACGGACGCTGGGTGGCGTTCGAGATCAAGCTCGGCGAACGCTGGGTAGACGACGGCGTGAAGAACCTGCGCAGGCTCGCCCAACGCATGGAGCAGAGCGACCACGGGAAGCCCTCCGCCCTGGCGGTGATCGTTCCCAGTGGATACGGCCACGTGCGCCCCGGGGAAGTAGGAGTCATACCCATCGGAGCCCTCGGGCCCTGACGGCCTCCCGGCGCTTGCTTATCGAGACGACGATCCTCGTATCTTCCCGCCATGCCCAGCTTCACGTGCCAGGTGTGCCAGACGTCGTTCACTGTCGCTCAGGCCGTGCTCGACAAGTACCCCGGCTGGCAACCGAGGTATTGCCGGATGCACTCGCCGAAGAAGCGCCCCGGCGCGCGACGCGCTGGCCGGACCGGTCCCAGTGGCGGCACGAACCGTGGCCGCACGCTGCGAGAAGAGAACCTCACGCTCGCCGAGGTCCTCGCCAAGTACCCGGAACGCACCGGCGCCGGTTCGGGCGTGTTCACCGACGGCAGCGCCGTCCCGAATCCCGGCCCCGGCGGCTGGGGCGTGGTCTGGGTCGAGGACGGTCGGATCGTCCGGCAGGCGCACGGCCACGACCCGAAGACGACGAACAACCGCATGGAGCTGCGGGCGCTGATCGAGGCGTTCACGATGCTGCCGGAGGATGCCGACGTGGGCGTGCTCAGCGATAGCGAGCTCTGCGTGAACACCATCACCCGCTGGGCGCCGGCCTGGGAACGGGCCGGCTGGAAGCGGAAGGCGGGTCCCATCAAGAACCTGGAACTGGTGCGAGAACTGCTCGCCCTCTACCGCGCGCACCCGGGCTGCAAGCTGCGGTGGACCGCTGCCCACACCGGTAATCGCTGGAACGAGTACGCGGACAGTCTCGCCACCGCCTGGATGCGCTCGACCCTCTAGCAGCCCGTGGCAACCACACCCGGACCCGGAAGCCCGAAGCGAAAACCCGCGCGGCTTGCGATCCGCCGTCTCCCGTTACGACAGGATGCCTCGGATGGGATGGCCGTCGACGTCGGTCAGCCGGAAATCGCGGCCGCCGAACCGGTAGGTGAGGCCGGTGTAGTCGAGACCGAGCAGGTGGAGCACCGTGGCGTGGAGGTCGCGCACGGTGTGGGCGTTTTCGACCACGCGGTAGCCGTACTCGTCGGTCTGGCCGTAGATGAAGCCCTTCTTGAGGCCGCCGCCGGCGAGCCAGAGGCTGAAGCCGTAGGGGTTGTGGTCCCGGCCGTTGGTCCCCTGGATGAACGGCGTGCGGCCGAACTCGCCGCTGAAGATGACCAGCGTCTCGTCGAGCAGGCCGCGCGAGCGCAGGTCCTTCACGAGACCGGCAACCGGCTGATCGACGGTTAGCGCATTGGCGGTGTGGCCCTCTATCAGCTTGGTGTGCTGATCCCAGGGATTGGCCGCCTGCCCCATGCCGTCGGTCCCCACCATCGTCAACTCCACGAAGCGGACGCCTCGCTCCACGAGGCGGCGCGCCACGAGGCACTGGCGGCCGTAGGCGGCGGTCGACGCGTTGGGTGAGTCCATCCCGTACAAGCGCTGGGTCGCCTCGGTCTCGCCGCTCAAGTCGGTAAGCTCGGGCACCGCCGTCTGCATCCGGTAGGCGATCTCGTAGTTGTCGATCGCCGCTTCGACCCGCGGCTCATCGCCGGTCCGGTCGAGAAAGCCGCGGTCGAGGTCGTCGATCACCGACAGCCGGGCGCGCTGCGCATCGTCCGATTCCGCCGGCCGGACGTTGTGCAGCGGCGTCGCCTGCCCCGGGTAGATGAGCGAGCCCTGGTGGACCGCCGGCAGGAAGCCGTTGCCGTACACCTGGATGCCGCCGAGCGGGATGCCGCCGCTGCCAAGCACGACGAATCCCGGCAGGTTCTGGTTTTCGGTGCCGAGGCCGTAGGTGATCCAGGCGCCCATGCTGGGGAAGCCGGTGAACGGCATGCCGCAATGGAAGTAGAAGTTCGCCTGGGCGTGCTCCATGAACGGCGCGGTCATCGATCGGATGACGGTCAGCTCGTCCGCCACGCCGCCGATGTGCGGGAAGAGCGCGCTGACCGGGATGCCGCTCTGGCCGTAGTTGGTGAACTCCCACGGGCTGGGCCAGATGTTGCCGTCCTGATTGAACATCGTCCGTTCGGTCTCGAACGGCATGGGCTGGCCGGCCTCGGCGGCGAGGCGCGGTTTCGGATCGAAGGAATCGACGTGGGACAGCCCGCCCGACATGTAGCAGAAGATGACGTTCTTCACCTTCGGCGCAAAATCGGGCGCCCTGGCGGCCAGCGGACCGTCGGCCGAGCCGGCGGCAGGAACCGCCTGCCGCGCGAGACCGGCGTAGGCGCTGTCCGCCATCAGCGCGGTCAGCGCGAGCCAGCCGAAACCGGTGGACGTCTGCCGCAACATCTCGCGCCGGGTCAGGAAGGGGCGCACCGTCGGATGCTGGCGTGGGTCGAAGGACATGGCTGCTCCTACGGCACGAAGATGAACTCCTTCAGATTGAACAGGCTATGCGCCACGTCCTGCCAAACGCCGGCATCGTACAGCAGCAGGGACGTCTCGGCGCCGCGCTCGGCGGCCACTCCGTTCAGGTAGCCGACAATGCGCGCGCGCTCGTCTTCCGCCGGCGGCCGGCCAAGAGCCCTGACGAACATGTGGTCGATGCGTCCCTCGACCGTCCCCGCTTCTCCCTCGGCGAGACGCCGGCCCCACTCCGCTGCCTGCCCGACGACGAACGGGCTGTTGAGCAACGCCAGCGACTGCGCCGGAACGTTCGTCGTGTCGCGCTGGCCGCGCGTCGTCGCCGGCGTCGGCAGGTCGAAGACCGCCAGGAATGGGTTGTGCGAGTTGCGGCGGATCTCCTGGTAGATGCTCCGGCGGCCGTCGCCGTCCACCGGGCCGTTGTCGTCGAAGTCCTCGTTCGCGGACAGGGCCGAAGCGTAGTGGACCGGTACCGACGGGCCGTACATCTCGGGGTCCAAACGACCGGAGACGCTCAGCATCGCGTCGCGGATCGCCTCCGCGTCGAGCCGGCGCAGGTTGGCATGCTGCAGCAGGCGGTTCTCCGGATCGCTGTCCGTCGCCGCGGCCGACGGCTGGCTGTCCATCCGGTAGGCGCGGCTTAGGACGAGTTGACGGACGAGCTGTTTGACCGACCACCCGTCCCGGACGAATTCCGACGCGAGGTGATCGAGGAGCGCCGGATGCGACGGCGTATCGCCGAGGCGGCCGAAGTTGTCGACGGTGCGGACCAGGCCGTAGCCGAACAGGTGGCGCCAGACGCGGTTCACCGCAACCCGCGCGGTGAGCGGATTGTCGGACGCGGCGATCGCTTCGGCGAGACGGAAGCGTACCTGCCCCGGTTCGTCGTACGGACGCCCATCGAGTGCGGTCAGGAACGACCGCGGCACCAGATCGCCCAGGTTCGTGTGGCTGCCGCGGACGAGCAGCGGCTGATCGGGAGCCGCTTCGTCAACGACGCCCGGAGCCCGGCGCGCCACCGGCACGTCCCGTTCCAGCAGGCGGTACTGCGCGACCGGCGCCCGCAGCTCGACCAGTTCCTCCAACGAGCGCGGCAACAGGTCGGCGCGGACAAACTCGTCCAGGAAGACCGCCTGCTGTTCGGTCAACGTGTCGTCGCCCCAGGCGGCGACCGCTTCCGCGAGGCGCCGGCCAATCAGCGCCGCAAGCTCCTCCCGGTTCCCCGGCGCGCGGTCGTCCGCCGCGTCACGTTCGAAGAGGGAGCGAACCGGGACGACCGTCTCCTTCGGCGTCGCCCTTGTGTCGTGAAATACGATGCGGCTCGCCCCGATGGCCGACCGGCCGTCGGTGCGACGCACCGGCCGGTTCTGCGCACGGCCATCCTCGGGGTCGAGGATGAACATCGTGGCGTCGTCCTGCGTCGCGAACTCGATATAGGCGGTGAAGTGTTTCCAGAAGCTGGTGTCCCACTGCGCCCAGCTCATCGCGTCCTGCTTCGGGCTGTGGCGCAGGTGGTAGATGCCGCCCCGCGGGACCGCGTAGTTCTCGATGATCAACTGCGCGAAGCTGAGGTTGCCTCCCAGCACCCGGAAGCTGATGTAGTCGCTGTCGATCCGGAAGCGGGGCGTCTGGATGACGCCGGCGTGCTTGTCCGACAGCAGGTGCGTGTAGGCGCCGGCGGGGTAGATGCCGGTAAGCAGGTTGTCGCCCCGGCGTGCGATGGCGAATTCTCCGGGGCGGGACGGAACGGCGGTGCGGCCGACCCCGTGGCCGACGGTGGCGGCGTAGTCGTCCGGATCACTCAGGTCCCAGGCGGGTTCGAACTGCTCGGCATTGAACCGCTCGCGGTCGGCCAGTTCGGCTTCCCAGTGGGCCTCGACCTCGTCCCAGGCGTCCGGGAAGTCGGCCGCCGCCGCGAGGGCGCGCCAAGCGGCGAGGACGCTGCCGGCAACCCGCTGGGCCGCTTCCTCCGCTGCCGCGGCAGCCTGCGCCTCGACGGTCGGCGGTTCCGCGTCCTCCGCCGCCGCCGCCGCATCCGGCCCGGCCGCGTCCGGCGCCGGGTCGAGCATCGCCAGCAGTTTCCCGCTCACGTCCGCCGCGTCGCGGATCCAGCGGTCGGCCAGCGCGGCCCGGATCTCCGTCTTGAGATCCACGAGCGCGTCGCGGTTGGTTGCGAGCCGGTCGGGATCGTCGATCGCGCGCTGTGTCGGGCGGGCTCCATACAGGGTGCCGAAGAACGAGTAGTAGTCCCGCTGGCTGATCGCGTCGAACTTGTGATCGTGGCACCGGGCGCACGACACCGTCAGTCCCAGGAACGCCTTGGAGGCGACATCCACTTGGTTGTCGGTCCACTTGACGCGGTCCTCCCAAGGGTCGACGGGCTGATAGCCATGCTCGATCAGGCGGAAGTTGGCGGTGCCGAGGAGCGATTCGTTCGTCCCGGCGTCCGGATCGATGCGCGGCTCCGGAAGCAGGTCGCCAGCCAGGTGTTCGCGGATCAACTGGTCGTACGGAACGTCCGCGTTGAACGCGCGGATCAGGTAGTCCCGGTAGCGCCAGGCAGACGGGATATCGGGATCCCCTTCGCTCCCGT comes from Acidobacteriota bacterium and encodes:
- a CDS encoding ATP-binding protein, translating into MTYLPRIVDAELADLLKAAGAVLIEGPRATGKTATAARAALSEVLLDVDDNARRMIGVDPAIVLDGETPRLIDEWQLEPIIWNHVRRAIDRRGTPGQFILTGSAVPADDIARHTGAGRLVRLRMRPLSLYESGHSSGEISLRRLLDGAEQRTPQSEMSIAALTEFVCAGGWPGHVGKALAGVLRLNRGYLDDVRRTDVSRAGAKTRDPVKVGRVLRSLARNVATPASLSTLAADAGDDDQALKTDTVAEYLDALERLMVVENQPAWSPHLRSRTTLRRTPVRHFVDPSLAAAALSAAPARLTADLQFLGLLFESLVVRDLRVYAQNTDAQVFHYREKDGLEVDAVVEAADGRWVAFEIKLGERWVDDGVKNLRRLAQRMEQSDHGKPSALAVIVPSGYGHVRPGEVGVIPIGALGP
- a CDS encoding ribonuclease HI, with the protein product MHSPKKRPGARRAGRTGPSGGTNRGRTLREENLTLAEVLAKYPERTGAGSGVFTDGSAVPNPGPGGWGVVWVEDGRIVRQAHGHDPKTTNNRMELRALIEAFTMLPEDADVGVLSDSELCVNTITRWAPAWERAGWKRKAGPIKNLELVRELLALYRAHPGCKLRWTAAHTGNRWNEYADSLATAWMRSTL
- a CDS encoding DUF1501 domain-containing protein, whose translation is MSFDPRQHPTVRPFLTRREMLRQTSTGFGWLALTALMADSAYAGLARQAVPAAGSADGPLAARAPDFAPKVKNVIFCYMSGGLSHVDSFDPKPRLAAEAGQPMPFETERTMFNQDGNIWPSPWEFTNYGQSGIPVSALFPHIGGVADELTVIRSMTAPFMEHAQANFYFHCGMPFTGFPSMGAWITYGLGTENQNLPGFVVLGSGGIPLGGIQVYGNGFLPAVHQGSLIYPGQATPLHNVRPAESDDAQRARLSVIDDLDRGFLDRTGDEPRVEAAIDNYEIAYRMQTAVPELTDLSGETEATQRLYGMDSPNASTAAYGRQCLVARRLVERGVRFVELTMVGTDGMGQAANPWDQHTKLIEGHTANALTVDQPVAGLVKDLRSRGLLDETLVIFSGEFGRTPFIQGTNGRDHNPYGFSLWLAGGGLKKGFIYGQTDEYGYRVVENAHTVRDLHATVLHLLGLDYTGLTYRFGGRDFRLTDVDGHPIRGILS
- a CDS encoding DUF1553 domain-containing protein translates to MLLKQALAVATAFAGAAGLAAAQAPAVQPPTAEQAEFFETTIRPLLANNCYACHSASVATPFGGLRLDSRESMLEGGDTGPALVPGRPADSPIVQRLHGRPVLMPPTGALEAAEIETVARWVEMGAPWPTARAAADTPDPSEPFDLEARRTTHWAWQPVDATGPPAVRDEAWPATVEDRYILARLEAAGLSPAGDADRAALVRRLSFDLRGLPPTPAEIARFTADRSPTAWADLVDRYLGSPHFGERWARHWMDLFRYSESHGSEGDPDIPSAWRYRDYLIRAFNADVPYDQLIREHLAGDLLPEPRIDPDAGTNESLLGTANFRLIEHGYQPVDPWEDRVKWTDNQVDVASKAFLGLTVSCARCHDHKFDAISQRDYYSFFGTLYGARPTQRAIDDPDRLATNRDALVDLKTEIRAALADRWIRDAADVSGKLLAMLDPAPDAAGPDAAAAAEDAEPPTVEAQAAAAAEEAAQRVAGSVLAAWRALAAAADFPDAWDEVEAHWEAELADRERFNAEQFEPAWDLSDPDDYAATVGHGVGRTAVPSRPGEFAIARRGDNLLTGIYPAGAYTHLLSDKHAGVIQTPRFRIDSDYISFRVLGGNLSFAQLIIENYAVPRGGIYHLRHSPKQDAMSWAQWDTSFWKHFTAYIEFATQDDATMFILDPEDGRAQNRPVRRTDGRSAIGASRIVFHDTRATPKETVVPVRSLFERDAADDRAPGNREELAALIGRRLAEAVAAWGDDTLTEQQAVFLDEFVRADLLPRSLEELVELRAPVAQYRLLERDVPVARRAPGVVDEAAPDQPLLVRGSHTNLGDLVPRSFLTALDGRPYDEPGQVRFRLAEAIAASDNPLTARVAVNRVWRHLFGYGLVRTVDNFGRLGDTPSHPALLDHLASEFVRDGWSVKQLVRQLVLSRAYRMDSQPSAAATDSDPENRLLQHANLRRLDAEAIRDAMLSVSGRLDPEMYGPSVPVHYASALSANEDFDDNGPVDGDGRRSIYQEIRRNSHNPFLAVFDLPTPATTRGQRDTTNVPAQSLALLNSPFVVGQAAEWGRRLAEGEAGTVEGRIDHMFVRALGRPPAEDERARIVGYLNGVAAERGAETSLLLYDAGVWQDVAHSLFNLKEFIFVP